One part of the Solanum dulcamara chromosome 8, daSolDulc1.2, whole genome shotgun sequence genome encodes these proteins:
- the LOC129901644 gene encoding protein SOSEKI 3-like, whose product MEERMKKYTQLSPERAKVWTEKPPKYQQQQQPKQNDGKVPVVYYLCRNQQLEHPHFMEVSISSPDGLYLRDVIKRFNVLRGKGMASSYSWSCKRSYKNRFVWHDLCEDDLILPAHGTEYVLKGSELCEESNSGRSSPARNDRLSNPKVLPEPRSSGRQVDCSPLSSMNERYAKNSCDGEQTLLSEKANSSNTCDGLADASAEIHEKANTANIPHDTCRRGISTDHRSSEVENKEINQVQVSRTNESAGICVGSDPHPPDTLISLIRSDVSKLSSFRKLDNEECHIPSTKLKPHNMLMQLISCGSISVKDNRFGLIDTYKPRLNLGKFDCITSNKSLMGLNLEDEEYFCASWTESTIPKEKKSSFVTAERTNMKTGDSVQSKRWPSSRCSKCIRHYTTNASLNNVPKN is encoded by the exons ATGGAAGAGCGTATGAAGAAGTATACGCAGCTTAGTCCAGAGAGAGCCAAAGTGTGGACTGAGAAACCACCAAAATATCAGCAACAGCAGCAGCCCAAGCAAAATGATGGAAAAGTGCCAGTGGTATACTATCTTTGTAGAAATCAACAACTTGAGCATCCTCATTTCATGGAAGTATCCATATCTTCCCCTGATGGCCTATACCTGAGAG ATGTAATCAAGAGATTTAACGTTTTGAGAGGCAAGGGAATGGCTTCGTCATACTCTTGGTCCTGCAAGAG AAGCTACAAGAATAGATTTGTGTGGCATGATCTTTGTGAAGATGATCTAATTCTTCCTGCTCATGGTACTGAATACGTTCTAAAAGGCTCGGAGCTTTGTGAAGAATCCAATTCAG GTCGCTCCAGTCCCGCGAGAAATGATAGATTGTCAAATCCAAAAGTATTACCAGAACCTCGATCCTCTGGAAGACAAGTTGATTGCTCTCCTCTGTCTAGCATGAATGAAAGATATGCAAAGAATTCATGTGATGGTGAACAGACACTTCTTTCTGAAAAGGCAAACAGCTCTAATACGTGTGATGGCCTGGCTGATGCTTCCGCTGAGATTCATGAAAAGGCAAACACTGCTAATATACCTCATGATACTTGTAGAAGAGGCATTTCAACAGATCATAGGTCTTCAGAGgttgaaaataaagaaataaatcagGTTCAGGTTTCCCGGACGAATGAGTCAGCAGGGATATGCGTGGGGTCAGACCCACATCCACCAGATACCTTGATATCTCTCATCAGATCAGATGTTAGCAAGCTCAGTAGCTTCAGGAAACTTGATAATGAGGAATGTCACATTCCATCTACAAAGCTAAAGCCTCATAATATGCTTATGCAACTAATTTCTTGTGGATCAATTTCAGTAAAGGATAATAGATTTGGCCTTATAGATACGTACAAACCAAGATTAAATTTAGGAAAGTTTGATTGCATTACAAGTAATAAGAGTTTAATGGGTCTGAATTTGGAAGACGAGGAATATTTCTGTGCAAGCTGGACGGAGTCTACTATCCCCAAGGAAAAGAAATCATCCTTCGTCACTGCTGAGAG GACAAACATGAAGACTGGAGATTCAGTTCAAAGTAAAAGGTGGCCAAGTTCTAGATGCTCAAAGTGCATTCGACATTACACCACCAATGCTTCCCTCAATAATGTGCCAAAGAATTAG